In Anaeromyxobacter diazotrophicus, a genomic segment contains:
- a CDS encoding outer membrane protein assembly factor BamB family protein, producing the protein MKREPRRWRTGRHSVELLGLALLLLSACATTSGRGPAPAGAKAVAAGGDWPTYNGSYAGDRFSPLAEITSANVSGLKPICTFDTGDKGAFQVGPVVVGGVMYLTTDTETFAIDAATCAQRWKHVHEYQPRSWLGNNHGVAYLDGRLFRGSGDGHFYALDAATGRALWEVVVADTKAGESLPMAPIAWNGMVFVGNAGGDNFGVTGHVNALSVEDGHTLWRMNVVPEAGPVRATWTKESPTNPPTGGGTWTSYSLDTAAGLLYVPTGNVAPDFVGALHPGPSLYATSVLAVDARTGFVAGYVQPVKSDSHDHDVASPPALVTTRGGKQMALTAAKDGLLYGIERSGVRREDAVATDAAIAPETLVVRYRSPTTTRDNLDEPLTTDRYVRFCPGSQGGTEWNGPAFDPGSNTVLVAATDWCTSVKLSDPATLVGKTGGAWTGVTDQKEAFGKQDAQWGGGWLSAFDADTGELRWKYHASAPILAAVTVTAGGLVLTGDLDGNSIAFEAATGKELWKGTVGQPAAAGVVSYSAGGRQLIAVGGGAASPLWPLKSDTSRIVVFGLR; encoded by the coding sequence ATGAAGCGTGAACCACGGCGCTGGCGAACTGGCAGGCACTCCGTCGAGCTTCTCGGCCTCGCGCTCCTGCTCCTGAGCGCCTGCGCGACCACCTCCGGCCGGGGACCTGCACCGGCCGGGGCGAAGGCCGTGGCCGCCGGGGGTGACTGGCCGACCTACAACGGCTCGTACGCCGGCGATCGGTTCTCTCCGCTCGCCGAGATCACTTCCGCGAACGTCTCCGGCCTGAAGCCGATCTGCACCTTCGACACCGGGGACAAGGGAGCCTTCCAGGTCGGCCCGGTCGTCGTCGGCGGCGTGATGTACCTGACCACCGACACGGAGACCTTCGCGATCGACGCGGCGACCTGCGCGCAGCGCTGGAAGCACGTGCACGAGTATCAGCCGCGCTCCTGGCTCGGCAACAACCACGGCGTCGCGTACCTCGACGGCCGCCTGTTCCGTGGCTCGGGCGACGGCCACTTCTACGCCCTCGACGCGGCGACGGGCCGTGCGCTGTGGGAGGTGGTCGTCGCCGACACGAAGGCCGGCGAGTCCCTCCCCATGGCGCCCATCGCGTGGAACGGGATGGTCTTCGTCGGAAACGCCGGCGGAGACAACTTCGGGGTGACCGGGCACGTGAACGCGCTCAGCGTGGAGGACGGCCACACCCTGTGGCGGATGAACGTCGTCCCCGAGGCGGGGCCGGTGCGCGCCACCTGGACCAAGGAGTCGCCCACCAACCCGCCCACGGGCGGTGGGACCTGGACGTCCTACTCGCTCGACACCGCGGCCGGGCTCCTCTACGTCCCCACCGGCAACGTGGCGCCCGATTTCGTCGGCGCGCTGCACCCCGGTCCGAGCCTCTACGCGACCTCGGTCCTCGCCGTCGACGCGCGCACGGGGTTCGTCGCCGGGTACGTCCAGCCGGTCAAGAGCGACTCGCACGACCACGACGTCGCCTCGCCTCCGGCCCTGGTGACCACCCGGGGCGGCAAGCAGATGGCGCTGACCGCCGCCAAGGACGGCCTCCTCTACGGCATCGAGCGCAGCGGGGTCCGGCGCGAGGACGCAGTGGCCACCGACGCCGCCATCGCCCCCGAGACCCTGGTCGTGCGCTACCGCTCGCCGACCACCACCCGTGACAACCTGGACGAGCCGCTCACGACCGACCGCTACGTGCGCTTCTGCCCGGGGTCGCAGGGGGGGACCGAGTGGAACGGGCCGGCGTTCGACCCCGGGAGCAACACCGTCCTCGTGGCCGCGACCGACTGGTGCACGAGCGTGAAGCTGTCCGATCCGGCGACCTTGGTGGGGAAGACCGGGGGGGCTTGGACCGGCGTGACCGACCAGAAGGAGGCGTTCGGCAAGCAGGATGCGCAGTGGGGGGGCGGGTGGCTCAGCGCCTTCGACGCCGACACCGGCGAGCTGCGCTGGAAGTACCACGCCTCCGCCCCGATCCTGGCCGCGGTGACCGTGACGGCCGGCGGGCTCGTCTTGACGGGCGACCTCGACGGCAACTCCATCGCCTTCGAGGCTGCCACCGGGAAGGAGCTGTGGAAGGGAACGGTCGGCCAGCCCGCCGCGGCCGGCGTCGTGTCCTACTCGGCGGGCGGGCGCCAGCTCATCGCTGTGGGCGGCGGGGCCGCCTCTCCGCTCTGGCCCCTGAAGAGCGACACCTCGCGGATCGTCGTCTTCGGCCTGCGCTAG
- a CDS encoding TonB-dependent receptor — translation MTWGPGAVVALVLAGGAAPELATRADEGAPQPVAPAPEDGGATPAPNPAYEAVVRAPDRLLDPWSVPADATVVVLDAPALAASGARTLQDALARLPGAGLSDEQGNALQQSLSLRGFSAGPVTGSTQGLSVFLDGVRINEPAVEEVNFELIPLEDVERVEVVHGPTAVFGRNTLGGAIHVVTRRGGPGAAGGASAEAGSFEYQRLRAWVQGGAGALDGYLSAQETTERGWRAGGATRSARLFGKLGLRARGTDLSLSYQLQGDRAQEPGSLPPAMLAADPRQNYTRGDFFQPTLHLVTFNGRQELTPGLALAVNGFLRLLHAGQFNANWLGPDTRLLDETTSVGGAVQLTHALRAGVLRGHGSLGLEVTRSAVHVPVHREPNARFLVDEGGAALPRLASDVSDAQLAAGAFGQAQVAIASGPLRGLGATAALRADTLSHDIVDRSPDDPGKASGRATYTRLVPSVGLHWVFGPALTAWASYSEGFRAPAFLELTCADPAAPCVGLQSGVAPDTSFRRLAPVRARTLEVTARVAPAPWCSATVGAYRTDLRDDIYSVTAPGATSVFFQNVGDTRRQGVELGAHAERGAVEVDLTYGYQRATFEDELALASPRTPGGTEQVRRGARIPLVPDHRLSLDVRVRPAEWLVLAAGSSWTSTQYLRGDEANAERPLPSYVLVHAGAELRLGRWTATLRGTNLLDARHETSGSFAPDGRAPGQPVVRFLTPGPPLRLVAGLGLEL, via the coding sequence ATGACCTGGGGGCCGGGGGCGGTGGTGGCGCTCGTGCTGGCCGGGGGCGCCGCCCCGGAGCTCGCCACCCGAGCGGACGAGGGCGCTCCCCAGCCCGTCGCTCCGGCCCCCGAGGATGGCGGCGCGACGCCCGCACCGAACCCGGCCTACGAGGCGGTGGTGCGGGCCCCCGACCGGCTCCTCGACCCGTGGTCCGTGCCCGCCGACGCGACCGTGGTCGTGCTCGACGCCCCCGCGCTGGCCGCCTCGGGCGCCCGCACGCTGCAGGACGCGCTCGCGCGCCTACCGGGGGCGGGGCTCTCGGACGAGCAGGGCAACGCCCTCCAGCAGAGCCTCTCGCTGCGGGGGTTCAGCGCGGGGCCCGTGACCGGCTCGACCCAAGGGCTGAGCGTCTTCCTGGACGGGGTCCGGATCAACGAGCCAGCCGTGGAGGAGGTCAACTTCGAGCTCATCCCGCTGGAGGACGTGGAGCGGGTGGAGGTCGTGCACGGGCCGACCGCGGTCTTCGGGCGCAACACGCTCGGGGGGGCGATCCACGTCGTCACGCGACGCGGCGGGCCGGGCGCCGCGGGCGGCGCCTCGGCGGAGGCTGGGTCGTTCGAGTACCAGCGCCTCCGCGCCTGGGTGCAGGGCGGCGCGGGCGCGCTCGACGGGTACCTCTCGGCCCAGGAGACGACGGAGCGCGGCTGGCGCGCCGGCGGCGCCACCCGCAGCGCCCGCCTGTTCGGGAAGCTGGGGCTGCGCGCGCGCGGCACCGATCTCAGCCTCTCCTATCAGCTCCAGGGCGATCGCGCGCAGGAGCCCGGCTCGCTGCCGCCGGCGATGCTCGCGGCCGACCCGCGCCAGAACTACACCCGGGGCGACTTCTTCCAGCCCACCCTCCACCTCGTCACCTTCAACGGTCGGCAGGAGCTGACCCCGGGCCTGGCGCTGGCCGTGAACGGGTTCCTCCGGCTCCTGCACGCCGGGCAGTTCAACGCGAACTGGCTCGGGCCGGACACCCGGCTCCTCGACGAGACGACCAGCGTCGGCGGGGCGGTGCAGCTGACCCACGCGCTGCGGGCCGGCGTCCTCCGGGGCCACGGCTCGCTGGGCTTGGAGGTCACCCGCAGCGCGGTGCACGTCCCCGTCCACCGGGAGCCGAACGCGCGCTTCCTGGTAGACGAGGGCGGCGCGGCCCTCCCGCGGCTCGCCTCGGACGTCTCCGACGCGCAGCTCGCCGCCGGCGCGTTCGGCCAGGCGCAGGTCGCCATCGCGAGCGGACCGCTGCGCGGGCTCGGCGCGACGGCGGCGCTCCGAGCGGACACCCTGTCGCACGACATCGTCGATCGCTCTCCGGATGATCCCGGGAAGGCCTCGGGGCGGGCCACCTACACCCGACTGGTGCCCTCCGTCGGGTTGCACTGGGTCTTCGGACCGGCGCTCACGGCCTGGGCCTCTTACAGCGAGGGCTTTCGCGCACCGGCCTTCCTGGAGCTGACCTGCGCGGACCCCGCTGCACCCTGCGTTGGCCTCCAGTCCGGCGTCGCCCCCGACACCAGCTTCCGGCGGCTCGCGCCGGTCCGAGCGCGCACGCTCGAGGTCACGGCGCGGGTCGCGCCCGCCCCCTGGTGCAGCGCGACGGTGGGCGCCTACCGCACCGACCTCCGCGACGACATCTACTCGGTGACGGCGCCCGGGGCGACCAGCGTCTTCTTCCAGAACGTGGGCGACACGCGCCGGCAGGGCGTGGAGCTCGGGGCGCACGCCGAGCGGGGCGCCGTGGAGGTCGACCTCACCTATGGTTACCAGCGCGCCACCTTCGAGGACGAGCTCGCGCTCGCGTCGCCGCGCACGCCGGGGGGGACCGAGCAGGTGCGGCGCGGAGCTCGCATCCCGCTCGTCCCTGACCACCGGCTCAGCCTGGACGTCCGCGTCCGCCCGGCGGAGTGGCTGGTGCTGGCGGCCGGCTCGAGCTGGACAAGCACGCAGTACCTCCGCGGCGACGAGGCCAACGCGGAGCGGCCGCTCCCGTCCTACGTGCTCGTCCACGCCGGCGCGGAGCTCCGCCTCGGCCGGTGGACGGCGACGCTCAGGGGCACGAACCTCCTCGACGCGCGCCACGAGACGTCCGGGAGCTTCGCGCCCGACGGCAGAGCGCCGGGCCAGCCGGTCGTGCGGTTCCTGACGCCGGGCCCTCCCCTGCGGCTCGTGGCCGGGCTGGGATTGGAACTCTGA
- a CDS encoding TonB-dependent receptor, producing MALSLLAQAAVPRMALADTAPPPADRAERGAAPPERPPEPIYETVVSGLRLPRPQPDTPPVTTVIAREEIAQSPATTADELVRAVPSVAVFRRSASLVADPSSQTLNLRGVAPTGVSRALVLQDGVPLNDPFGGWISWRALPLLGIGRVEIVPSGASALYGNLALGGVAQVFSRPIGGTGVETQLAGGSFRTGEASLRLTGASSAAGGELLADVLTSDGYSPIAPAQRGPIDGPAPSTDYNVSARVEARAGPSLSLRGFGRFFHETLEAGTLFTSAAARAATYGVGARLELGGSGTLDAVIFAGNRRFEQQRARVSPDRSSASPAFTQHVPSDNQGASVTWTLPRHQLGVEHVLLFGIDAQRVAGTSTEDQASSNPTAASIASRSAGGEQQFAGVFAQDAVRVGRVEASAAVRLDGYRDLSGATTTRHVGGAVERVPHPDRSNLQVSPRLGVLVHVTDVLALRGSVYRAFRAPTLDELYRPFQVGTILTDGNAALEPETLWGGEAGAEAIAGGLTARATGFWNQLQHPINNVTLATPAPDGATRQRQNLGEARIRGVELEVGWRPTRRWKALAAYTFVDPVTTSAPGHPELVGKQFPQDPRHRASFALTFDARELATLTGEVRAVAAQYEDDRNTLPMGAYAVVNLAAARELARGVALFATAANVFDASYLVGRAGVDTVGQPRTLLVGMRFASGGE from the coding sequence CGGAACGTCCCCCGGAGCCCATCTACGAGACCGTGGTGTCCGGACTGCGCCTCCCGCGGCCGCAGCCCGACACGCCGCCCGTCACCACGGTCATCGCGAGAGAGGAGATCGCGCAGAGCCCGGCCACCACCGCCGACGAGCTGGTCCGCGCCGTCCCGTCGGTCGCGGTGTTCCGGAGGAGCGCGAGCCTCGTCGCCGACCCCAGCTCGCAGACCCTCAACCTGCGCGGCGTCGCCCCGACCGGCGTCTCGCGCGCGCTGGTGCTGCAGGACGGGGTGCCGCTCAACGATCCTTTCGGCGGGTGGATCTCCTGGCGCGCCCTGCCGCTGCTCGGGATCGGGCGCGTCGAGATCGTGCCGAGCGGAGCCTCGGCGCTCTACGGCAATTTGGCGCTGGGAGGTGTGGCGCAGGTCTTTTCGCGCCCCATCGGGGGCACCGGGGTGGAGACCCAGCTCGCGGGGGGCTCCTTCCGCACGGGCGAGGCCTCGCTCCGCCTGACCGGCGCCTCCAGCGCCGCCGGCGGAGAGCTGCTCGCCGACGTCCTCACGAGCGACGGCTACTCGCCCATCGCCCCGGCCCAGCGCGGACCGATCGACGGTCCTGCGCCGAGCACCGACTACAACGTGAGCGCTCGGGTCGAGGCGCGGGCCGGCCCTTCGCTCAGCTTGCGGGGGTTCGGCCGCTTCTTCCACGAGACGCTCGAGGCCGGCACGCTCTTCACCTCGGCTGCGGCCCGGGCCGCGACCTACGGAGTCGGGGCGAGGCTGGAGCTGGGCGGCAGCGGCACCCTCGATGCGGTCATCTTCGCGGGCAACCGACGCTTCGAGCAGCAGCGGGCCCGCGTCTCGCCGGACCGCAGCTCGGCCAGCCCCGCCTTCACCCAGCACGTCCCGTCCGACAACCAGGGCGCCTCGGTCACCTGGACGCTCCCGCGCCACCAGCTCGGCGTCGAGCACGTCCTCCTTTTCGGGATCGACGCGCAGCGCGTCGCCGGGACGTCGACCGAGGACCAGGCCAGCTCGAACCCAACCGCGGCGTCGATCGCCAGCCGGTCCGCGGGCGGCGAGCAGCAGTTCGCCGGCGTCTTCGCGCAGGACGCCGTGCGCGTCGGGCGGGTCGAGGCGAGCGCGGCCGTCCGCCTCGACGGTTACCGCGATCTGTCCGGCGCGACGACGACCCGCCACGTGGGAGGGGCGGTCGAGCGCGTCCCGCACCCCGACCGGTCGAACTTGCAGGTCAGCCCGCGCCTGGGCGTGCTCGTCCACGTCACCGACGTCCTGGCGCTGCGGGGCTCGGTGTACCGGGCCTTCCGGGCCCCCACGCTCGACGAGCTCTACCGTCCGTTCCAGGTCGGGACCATCCTCACCGACGGCAACGCGGCGCTCGAGCCCGAGACGCTGTGGGGCGGAGAGGCCGGCGCGGAAGCGATCGCGGGTGGACTGACGGCGCGCGCCACCGGATTCTGGAACCAGCTCCAGCACCCGATCAACAACGTGACCCTCGCCACGCCGGCGCCGGACGGCGCGACCCGGCAGCGGCAGAACCTGGGCGAGGCGCGCATCCGGGGCGTGGAGCTCGAGGTGGGCTGGCGCCCGACCCGGCGCTGGAAGGCCCTCGCCGCATATACGTTCGTCGACCCCGTCACCACCTCGGCGCCCGGCCACCCGGAGCTCGTGGGCAAGCAGTTCCCGCAGGACCCGCGGCACCGCGCGTCCTTCGCCCTGACCTTCGACGCGCGGGAGCTCGCCACGCTCACCGGGGAGGTGCGCGCGGTGGCCGCGCAGTACGAGGACGACCGGAACACCCTGCCCATGGGCGCGTACGCCGTGGTGAACCTCGCGGCGGCCCGCGAGCTCGCGCGCGGCGTGGCGCTCTTCGCCACGGCGGCCAACGTCTTCGACGCGAGCTACCTGGTCGGGCGCGCCGGGGTGGACACCGTCGGCCAGCCGCGGACGCTCCTGGTCGGGATGCGCTTCGCCTCGGGGGGCGAGTGA